The DNA sequence ACATACACGTCCGGCAAGCTGACCATGCTTGAAATGGCGGAAGCGCTTTACCCCGGATATCAAATGAACTTCGGGAGTTTTGAAGCGTTCTCTCTGCACCTGCTGGAAACCGTCAAAAAACTGGAAGCGGCGGGAATGTGCGTGCTGTCCGGCCCGTTGAAGCCGAAAGCAGCCGATCGGGAATGGAAAAATCAAAAACACTCAGAGGAGCCCCCCGTGAAAAATAAGGTCATACTGTTCAAACTATCGACCATGGGCATGCAGATAGCCGGTTACAGCCGGAGCGGAGCATTCCTGGGGATCTACGGGCTGGCAGGCTATCTGGAGGAAAAAGGGTATGATGCCGTGGCCTGCGAATGCCGGCCTGATGAGGTCATGGAGTACCTCCGGCGCATTCCCTTCGGGGAAATCTGCTGCGTCGGCTTCTCGGCGGACTTCGAGAACAGGCATGCAGTCAAAAAGGCCTGCGCCGCCATTGCGGAGTCCTGCGGGATTCCGGTGCTGATCGGCGGCCCCGAATCCATCGCCCTGGATGAAGAGTACCTTCGCCGGTCAAAGGCAACCGCCATTGTTCGGGGCGAAGGCGAACTGGCCATGGCGGCGGTGCTGGATGCCCTGCAGGAGAACAGGAGCCTGGACGGTATTCCCGGGATTTTCTATATCGGCGAAAAAGGGGAGTGCATCGACAGGGGCGAAGGACCGGCGGTGGAAAACCTGGATGAGCTGCCCTTCCCCGCCTATGACAAAAGCATGACCCCCATAGACTGCTCCAACCTGTACATCATGACCAGCCGGGGGTGCCCCTTCCACTGCGCTTTCTGTCATGAAGGCGCCCTCAAACGCCCCATGCGGCAGCGAAGCGTAGCGAATGTCATTGCGGAAATGCGCCATTTCCTTTTGAAATATCCTGAACTCACGTACTTCAGTTTCTGCGACGATACGCTGGTCACCAATCCCGCGTGGCTGGACGAATTTTGCCGGGAGGTAAAGGCCCTTCAGGTCCTCAGACCCTTCCGGTTCTACTGCGAGGCCGATGTGGCCTCCCTGAGCAGGCGTCCGGAGGTCATAAAGGATATGGTGGACGCTGGTCTCAACCGGCTGCAAATCGGCATTGAAACTGTCGACCGGGAGATGCTGAAGATTTACCGCAAAAACATCACGCCGGAAATGGTGGAAATTGTGGTGAAAGCCGCTTACGATGCCGGAGTGCAGCAGGTTTTCGGGGCCCTTCTGGTGGGCGGCCCCTTTGAAAACCGTGAGCATATCGAGAAGAACAAAGCCTTCGGCGCAAAGCTGCTGCGGCTCGGACCGGGGATGATGGAAATATCCCCCAGTATCGTGATGCCCTACCCGATGACCGACATCGGACAGCACCCCGAAAAATACGGCCTGAAGATCACTGACAGGCAGGGGTTGGCCTGCAACTCCGATTACCCGCTCCTGGAGAGCGAAACCATGAACAGGCGGGAGATCATGGCGGCGTACCAGGAGTACCTTCAGAGCTTTGTGGACGAAGTGAAGAAAATGCTCGATACAGGCGAACTGGGTCATGAGGACATCCTGGGCTGTTTCCGCTCATCCCTGAATTCCAGGGGGCCCAAATACTGGAGCAACATCATAGCCCATCATAAACCCGCTCTGACCCCCTATTACACCATGCTGGCCAGGGACGCCGCCAGCCGCATAGTGGACGTGAAGCCGGAGGAGCTGCCCGAGTGGCGCCCGCAGCGGCTCCTCGAAATGTGGCGCGATGTGGACTTCTCCAGGGGCTATCCCCTTGTGAGGGGCGAGGCGCTGTCGCCTTTTGAGTACGAGGTGCTGAAATACTCCACAGGAAAGAGCACCATCGCCGCCATAACCCGGATCCTCCATGACCGGTTCGGAAAACCGTTCGGGGAAACGGAGGAAGAGCTGATGGCGCGAATCATTGAAACCCTGAAGGCCCTTGATGCAAAATACTGGCTGCTCGTGGTTCCGTACTAGAAAAGGTGACGGGATGAAGATTCTTCTCTGCAACGTATCGAAAAAGTACGATACCAGCACCCATGATTATGTGGGGCTCTTTTACCTGGCGGGCGCCCTGGAAGAGGCCGGTTTTGAACCTGTGGTCTTTCATGGAAAACCGGAGCATCTCCTGGACGAGATAGAAAAGAACGGGCCCCGGGCAGTGGGTTTTTCCTGTGATTTCGACAATGTCCGGATCATCGAAGACCTGTCCCTGAAGATAAAGGAACGCTGGAATATCCCCATTATTGTGGGGGGCCCCCAGGGCATTGCCCTGGGGAGGGAGTTTCTTGAAAGCAGCGGTGCGGATTTTATCCTGCGGGGCGAAGGAGAGGTCTCGCTGCCCAGGCTTCTCAATGCGGTCCTGAAGGATGAAGGCGATGTCGGCGAGGTGAAGGGACTGGCGGGAATCAGAGACGGGGTCTTTATGGAAACCCCTCCTGAGATCATCGCCGATCTGGATACCCTGCCGCTGCCGGCCTACCATACGTCGCTGCACAAAGACCGCGCCTACGGAAATTTGATTTTTACCGGCCGGGGCTGCCCCTACCGGTGTGCCTACTGCGCCCCCAGCCCCGGAAAGCAGAAGGTCCGGCTGAGAAGCATCCCCCTTGTGCTGAAGGAAATCAAAACCAACCTGCACAACAACCCCGGACTGCGCTGCCTGATTATCATGGACGACACCTTTACCCTCAGCCGGGAGCGGATACAAGCCTTCTGCGAAGGGATGAGGGAG is a window from the Aminivibrio pyruvatiphilus genome containing:
- a CDS encoding B12-binding domain-containing radical SAM protein; the protein is MKTFNLRLMLIHRGTRTHSITQIEPIGLMSLAEMMTGQGIETAVFSGELLKGLEFLNAAGCSRDTVVGLYCDYENQSAVESFSRVIKERFGAVVLVGGPQTVGQGEEFLRASRADGIMRGEGEYSLHAALRALEEDRRDLWETIPGMCSFTKDGAYFDNGIYPVIEDLDAIPGISGTIRSAQHRGINHMAVMTGRGCPFHCSFCYEGANSKNVRQRSVAGVMKEIRCRLRENPNVKYLFFCDDTFTLNRERVRAFCEELKELRKEHDFVWFADAHVNVVINHPDIVKMMVDAGLVRMQIGIESCSQPIIDIYNKNVKREGFFEVIEICKAAGLPQLVGNIIIGGALETRETLTYTFDTVYEMIRAGRGMVEVVSTFYMPFPETAMSRDPERFGVIVKDGKALTSVGDFPVIETKSLGIEEICAARNEFFEGTTGVMRKMFRDGEIPDETVLQSYALSERYGLSGMWQSLAYARYPYFDAQYKARIRGDKLTRDYDDTAVFDTHPQRLFLLSLTPALSAEIPALNGFVFSPFEFEVLTYTSGKLTMLEMAEALYPGYQMNFGSFEAFSLHLLETVKKLEAAGMCVLSGPLKPKAADREWKNQKHSEEPPVKNKVILFKLSTMGMQIAGYSRSGAFLGIYGLAGYLEEKGYDAVACECRPDEVMEYLRRIPFGEICCVGFSADFENRHAVKKACAAIAESCGIPVLIGGPESIALDEEYLRRSKATAIVRGEGELAMAAVLDALQENRSLDGIPGIFYIGEKGECIDRGEGPAVENLDELPFPAYDKSMTPIDCSNLYIMTSRGCPFHCAFCHEGALKRPMRQRSVANVIAEMRHFLLKYPELTYFSFCDDTLVTNPAWLDEFCREVKALQVLRPFRFYCEADVASLSRRPEVIKDMVDAGLNRLQIGIETVDREMLKIYRKNITPEMVEIVVKAAYDAGVQQVFGALLVGGPFENREHIEKNKAFGAKLLRLGPGMMEISPSIVMPYPMTDIGQHPEKYGLKITDRQGLACNSDYPLLESETMNRREIMAAYQEYLQSFVDEVKKMLDTGELGHEDILGCFRSSLNSRGPKYWSNIIAHHKPALTPYYTMLARDAASRIVDVKPEELPEWRPQRLLEMWRDVDFSRGYPLVRGEALSPFEYEVLKYSTGKSTIAAITRILHDRFGKPFGETEEELMARIIETLKALDAKYWLLVVPY